Below is a genomic region from Sorghum bicolor cultivar BTx623 chromosome 9, Sorghum_bicolor_NCBIv3, whole genome shotgun sequence.
TAATAAGCAACTACATGGATAGAGTACACAAATGCCAAGTAATTAATAATAATGACGAAGAAACCATGCAATATAACTTTGCTCTATGATTACAAATCAAGGGTCTCATGCCAATAATTTGGTCCAATGTTTGATCCATGAATGAACATAACGTTTTAAAAGAGGCTAGCTGAGGTCATAGTGCATATTCATGCAAAGAATGATCTCCACAAAATCCTCATTTGGTGTATAACATGTCATATATGACTAATCAGTGCTCATCTATGAGTGAAATGCACCTATTTAATGAATGCATAGTTCAGCAAATTGTTTGATATGTTGTGAGGGTAAATTCAGCCTAATAACACAACAGCCCTTCTTTATTCTCAAATGTATTGGCACCTcagtataaaataaatataaatgcACGCAGCAACACCCCACAACCCAACAAAATCATACAGGATAACAGAATGTGCCGGCTTAATAAACTGCTTGAAATAATGGGCAAAACTATCAAGTAATAGGCCCAGCTGATTCAGCAGCGCAGCAACATCGAAAGTTCTGGCACAGTTCCAAGTGACAAAAAAAATTAAGGTCTTGGAGATCATGATGAATTTTGAAGGGGCATGTTCATAGGTATAATTGGCATACCGCATCAACAGCTGCCTCAGCAGGACCTCTGATACTAATAAGACAAGATTCTATAAGGCGTCGATATCCTTGTTCTGGAGCTATCAAGTGAGGCTGGTATCCATCAGCTTCTGTTATAAGCTTCCTCACATTTTCCATAGAGAGTTGTTTATCAAATTGCAATCGTTTAATAGCAACAGGAAATTGATTGTCGAAGACATGGTAAACTTTCTCTCCACCAGGACGCCTGGACAGCAGAAAACACTGGGTTAAAATTCATAAAACAAGCCACATGCATACCTCTGCTACAAGTTGAACCCATTAGAAATTGCACAGAATAGCAGAAAAATGGTTTTGTTATTCATTTAACACTCTTTACAAGgttcttctggacaagacatCAGTACTTTCAATATTACAATGTGACTAAAAATAAAGAGGGTCAACACGAATGATTCGTTGACAAGCAACAAAAATGTATGAGCCCCTGAATAGCGTTTAATTTTTACACCAGGGGTCGTGTCTCCCCCTGCTCAAATTTTCAAAAGATCTATAGGATTAGTTTctgtttattgagattcctagcTTTGTGAGCCCTTTCATGGTACAAGTTATACTGTGACAAAACTGACTAAAAATAGGATAAATGTTACTATGGTTTGAGGATATTTACAGGAATCTAAAAAGGTCATCGAATCATGATCTACAAAGGTGTAGgcatggcaaataaaactctgaGAAAGTGACTATGAAAAATATTGTTTGGAACATACACTCCATCCAGATGCTCTTTGTAGATACTGTCAAACATACGACATATTTCCATGATTGTGTACAGCTTCCCCTGCATTTACCAATAAAATGTGGTCAACTAATTGAAGGTTAGTAGTAACACTACGCTGCATGTAGAATTTATTCAGGGAAAGGCAGGTGAGAGTGAGACATGGCAAACCCTGATACTATGACAGAATATAATTATACATGCTAGTACCAAAAAAACAAGTATCAACCACACACGGCTAGTTCGAGAAAGGGGACGCATCACAAGTCAAATATTACTTGTAAGAGAATCAAGTCATTGAGCAGGTTGATCAATAGAAATACGCAGGAATTGAAGGGCATATTTAGTTATGCTAGCAGATAACACCGCCAAATAAACGCTGATGAGGACCGTATGAAAAACAATATGCACACAACATTGAACTGCTAGTAGCAAAATTGTGGGCTGTCTTACCCCAGCATCATTAGCAATGGGTTTTCCAAGTCGATTAAGTTCAGTTTCCAGCTCTGCAATTGTCTTTGTTATAAGAGATTGGAGCCCTGGGATCCTTGATTTGATCACTTGTTCCAGATGCTGCATAAACACCAAAGGTTAGTCAAAGAGTCAAACTGGCATTACCTGCATCTACATTGAAGAGATAAGGCATACCTTTGAAAGCATCTTTCCTAAATATTCAGATCCCATCCTAGAAGCCATGTGCTTATATTCTGGTGTAGTTGCAAAATACTCTCGCTCTCTACGCCTAGCAGCAATCATGTCCACATTCTTGTTGATATCTTGTTGGGATCGATTAACAACACCAACCCACGGTGTTTGGAGACGGTAAGCTCTTCCTTCCAGTATCTGCAGGGAAAAAATTTAATACAAAATCAAATTGAAGCAATTATTCAGATAACCTTTGTTGATACAATTGATGCCCCATATATTTGATCCTTATGTTCTCTTTATGTTTATTTAGAACTATGAGCCCAACCTAGAGATTTGTTGCTAAGGCAAAATACAGTACAGATTATAGAAAACAAACATCGACAACAGTTAGTTGCTTGGTTGGTCTAAAGATTACCAATGAAGTTAAGGAACATCTAAGCAAAGACTTTTCTAGTAAGCTAATGCTACAGTAAGCTATTAAGTATCTAGCAAATGCTTTAAAATCATACAGACTTACATCAACAGCATCGGTACCCTTGTCCATCAGATCAATTTTTGTAAGCACACCAAAGGTCCTTTCACCTGAATCAACAACCGTCCACTTATATAAAACATGTACATGACTTAAGATAAACAATGTACCAAAATTACACGAATGCAGTAAAAGTAAATCTTTCATCAACAAAATTAACTTGAGAACAATAGCAGCAATTGTCCAAGTACTGTAAATTAACTTTCAACAGAGATGGACAAATCGACATTGGTGTATGAAAATCACAAGACTGTCAGCCCATAGCAATTTTCATCATATCAATATAACTCAGGATAATATATCATTGTGAAGGATCCTGGCATGCCAAAAGTTAAAGCATATATAACAATAATCGTTAAAGACATGTATAGTCTTATACTGTATATATGATGAGCATGGTTTAGGAAGATATGGAGGATCAAAGCCAACCATAAATGgaatcctatggatgaaatgTGATTTTGATTACCTTCCTAAAATAGAACCTTATACTCAATAGGCATTAGGAACAATTCGACAGTGTTTGCGGCACTGTTTCCATTTTATGTATGCTTCCTGGTTTTAAAACTAATTTTCCTATTTTTGATAAATTAACCGAAGTGTGTTGTGTGCGGACATTGACTAGTATAAGAAAGTATGTGCTGCTAACCACATTGTATATAATCTTTCCTTGAACTGACAAAAGAGGCATACCTTTGGGATCAACTTCCCGTGAAATCTTGATTGCATCAGAAGTAGCAAGGTCCTGATTGGCTGGGGAAACAGCCAGAATGATACAATTTGGCTGAGAAAAGCAAACAAAAAAATGCTAGTTATATAAATTTTTGCAATACATAGAACATAAGTCAATAGCTCAAAGATGCTATAATATGACTAGGAAGAAAAGCATGCAAATCTAGATAAAGGGTGAAGAAGTGATTGCCAGTGTGGAATGATAAGCACAAATGGCCATCTTACCCagttaaattaagcatggtcaGCAATGAAATGCCAACATATAAAATGAAGGCAGTTGCAGTTAACCATACCTTTTCAATATATGAGCGAACCATGTTTTCAATGTCCTGAACAATACTTTCCGGTTGGCCCTCTGCCAAAAGTAAAGACAATTGCAAATTAAGACAAGAACATCTAAATAAAGAACAACAAAAAAATAATTGATAATCACTTACCAACTGCTACTTTAGTAAGCCCAGGAAGATCAATAAGAGTAAGATTCACAACTGCAAgaatgtaaaattttcagacacaacaaaaaaaataaggGGCATGGAACTATATCAGATAAACCACATAACACGATCCAAATACGTTATAGCTGTCCAACTTATGACAGACTCGACAAGCTAAACGAAAACCATAAACCCTTTACAACAAACAATCTCTAGAAAGCGAACAGTTGAGATGTGATAATGCTACAGTAACAATATACCCTGCTAGTGTTTGCATCGTACCATGTGGAGAAAATATGCTTAAATGGATAGGGACAGTCGATATTTGCTTTGAACGTCCTGTTTCTCTGTCAGTTTCATCAGCTATCTCCTTCCTCACAGCAGCTGCAACAATACAACTATAATTATATACCAAGTACCACTTGGATAAACTGAACTTacagtttataaaaataagtcTGGTTTAGCATTGAAGACCATTTCCCACAAAACAAGTGCGAGTTTTTGTTCATGTTTAAGGAAAAAATACAGCAAACCAGAAGCTAATATGATAGCATGAttattatataatataatatcaaAAAAGGAAATTCCAATGAGCATTACAAAATTCAACTATAGAGCAGTCCTCAACCATAAGTGTCAATACAATTGGATATAATCATATCCCATCAGTCATGAATCATGCAACACCAAAGGAAAAAGGAGCAGATGAATTACCAAAATCTGTAAATCTCTTTCTCGGAAGGTGCATAAACTCAGCATATTCCCTGTCGCCATCAATTCTGTGGAGCTGCAGCACCAGCGGCCGCCGGGTTACAATGCCTGCAGATACCATTCCAACCAAAATACTAACATATCAGAACACCTAATAAACTAAAAGATAGCACTGGACTTCACAGCAAATACTTCTTACTACAACAGTACCTGAACCCCTCGGTAGGAAATCCTTCCCAACCACGCTCTCCAACACAGAGGATTTACCAGAGCTCTGTCAACAAAATTCAAACGTCAAACTGCGGCATTATTTGAATTATGCATGTAGAAATCCAAACGTCATGAAAGCACGAATCAGTTTGAGGAATAGCATCGAACTACGATTTTCATCACGGAAACATCACATGAACATAATCGCATCCCTACTTGATCTCATTAATGACTAGCTTCCCAACCCTTTGGAAGTCGAAAACTCAGCAATTAAGCAATCACGCGGGCAGTTGGGCGCATCAAAACTGCTCCAGATTCAAACATGTAAGCGACCCAAATCTAGCTTCCTGCACTGCGAGTGATTGCAGATCCAAGCAAAGCCAAGCCGCATCGACAACTAACCCTCGCGGTTCCACCAGCAACCCGCGAGATCCACACCCACGAAGCAACTGGGTCGACAGCACCAGATCCGACCAGAACCAACACAAAAAAAGCGTGCCAGGGAAGGGAAGACGGGCACCTGTCCTCCAACGACGGCGATGGCCGGCAGCGAATCCCAGAGCGTCGGGAGGGCGCTCTCCTCTCCGTGGTCTCCGAGAGCCGTGCATGCCCTCTGCAGCTTGTTGACGAGGGTGATCAAGTTATCCATGGCCGCAGCGCAGGGTGGGCGAGATCTGAGCGGGTCGAGCAACGCGGCGGGGGAGGGGAGAGATCGAGACGCGGAGCAGGAAGAAGGGAGGCGCGGAGGGGAGACGAGGTGAGACCGACCGCCCAGCCGCGTCTAGGCGTCGGTCGTTGGGCTCGAGCTGTGGCCTGGTGGAGATGTGCAGGGAAGCGATGCTGTTTGGAGGCGTGATTTGGGTTTTGAAAGGCTTCGTGGAGAAGAAATGAGCGTGGCGTCTGGCGTGCCGGCGTGATGGGCTGCCAGCTGATCTATCTCTATGTTAGGGAGGGATTGGCCTCTTTGGTAAAGTTTCTGTAAATTTGATTTCCTGAATTTAGTTTGAAGATGTGTTTGTAACGACCTAAAAATCGTCATCACGTGGAGCACCGAATTAGCTGTCAAGTTTGGACAAACTTTGTCCTAAAATATATACAGTAAGAATACATTGCTAGAAGAATCCAACCATCAAGCTCTAAGCTGGTAAAATCAATAAAATTTTGTCAAAATATAGTACTATGACAATTTTGAATGTCTTCTCTCAAATAACCGAGAGATTTATGTATCATTATATTGAAACAATTAGTGCAAATTACATATCATAACCTGTATGACCGTAGTCTTCATCTTGCGTTAGAGAACATAAGTATGCTCACTTTTTTAAAATTGTAAGTAGTTTTTATTTTGTCCTGCGTCAAAACTTTGGTCAAGTTTATAGAAGACTATATTGACATCTACAATATCAGATATATTTCTATATTCCAAGGTGTATCTAGTAAATCTTGTTAGATGTTCTAATGTTTGTGAATTTTTATAAACTTAATTTGTGTTAATTCTTTTACATAAAGTGCTCAAAGCTCGATAAAATTAAATTAGAATAAATTCAAAACAATTACAACTTGATCAATGATGCTACAATAAATTGGACTGTTAATTTCCATTTTTCTATTATTACTAtatcctctcaaccctaatttaaCATACTTCACTGATCTTGTCTCAAGATATCCTTGAGCTCCTGATCGTTCAAAACAGGATATCCTTGAGTTCCAAATTGCCTTAACCATGTTAAATTGTAGGTGAAAACTAttgtttgcaaaaaaaaatagcaTAGTACTTACTTTGCATAATAAGGCGACATCTGAATATCCATAGTATGTGGTATTATCTAGCGTGAGGTGGATTATAAGATTTTAAGACTTTGGGCTGTACGATTTTGAGAATACGCCTCGTTCTCCCCCTTTGCTTGAATGTGGtgaatattatttttattaCAATCTCATACACTTGAACTTGAACCCATCCAAATATTTGAACCCAAATCGTGTCGCTGGAAACGTCACGGTTGCAtttatcttcttcttctttttggaaATTGTCACGGTTGCATATCGTACTGGAAAAGTGGAAAACACAGTAATAGCAAAGTGACAGTGTATATACGAGTATATGAGTAGAATGGTCCACCGACACGACCAGCTGCGTAGCTGCGGCGGCGGTGCCCAGAAATGCACTCCGAAAGAGCCGGATGTGAAGGAGCACCGCGCGACCCGGACGGTTTGCTCGCACCGTTTGCCTTGCTGGTACGCGTGCGGTTGGGGACTCTGGTGGTGGTGGGTGGTCACCGTCGAGGAGGACGGAGCCCGGGAGCCCGCGGCGGGCCGACCGGCCGTGGGGTCGCTCGCTCCCTGGACCCTGCCTGGTCCCCATCCAACCGCTGCTCCACCACCTCCGGTCCGCGTTCAAAATTTGAAAACTGGCTTCGCTTCTTCCTAGCCGTTTGATGGGCGATCGATCCGTGGCAGTGGCCCATGGTAGCTTCCCAAGCGTACGAGCagcttttaggccttgtttagtttccaaaatttttgtaaaatttttcagattctccatcacatcgaatctttagacgtatgcgtggagtattaaatatagataaaaataaaaactaattacacagtttggtcgaaattgacgagacgaatcttttgagcctagttagtctatgattggacaatatttatcacatacaaacgaaagagatactgtagcaattttgcaaaaaatttaggaagtaaacaaggccttaaccttTTGTTCCCTTGAAGCGTAGTTACGCTCTGGCTCGTTCCACGTGCCGAGTCAGGCTGTCACGGGGAGCCCGTGCCACGAGGCCTCATTctgttctgttttttttttttttttttgaggggacTCAGTCTGTTCTGTTGTGTACTCTTACGTGCAGactgcagagagagagagagagagagagagagagagagagagaggcacaCTGTTGTGCAGCCTTGATTTTGGACTGTATTGCATCTGGCCCGTTTAGGTATGTCGGGCCTATTCTCACGTAGTATAGTGCTCACTTTTGGAAATGTTGGGCCAGTATCGAGAGCAAGCCAGATGGGCCTGATATTGAGCCCAGACCTCCTGGCTGGGGACAAAATTCTTCACTCTTCTTCAACTAGGCCCGGTTCATTCAACATCCTCATTCCTCAACTAGGCCCAAGGGCTTTGGATTGTCGCCATCGCCAACTTGCCATGTCCGCTATGGTACGAGTATTGAACTGCGACGCAACTGTTGACACCAAAGGTGTGACAACGCCTCCCGTGTCCTGAATCTACGGACGCAGGATTTTTCAAAATAATCCATTCTGAGACGGCACTCGACAAGAGGACAATGCTCCAGAATTAATGCGGACCGGCAGCCGGCGAGCTTTCCAGCTTTGAAGGAGGAAAACGGCAAGAAAAGCATTGCATTTTTCCAGTTTCAAGTCCTACTGCCCACTGCCACAACTTGGGCGCCAGTCCACACCATCAAGTAGCCAACGATTAATCCTCTATGCCTAAATAGGAGATCCCCACTACCATATTTTCCTGCATTCTCATGCAGCCACGTCACCCTTGGTCAGTTACCAAGAGTTTCTACTGCACTCTGACTATCCATTTCCCCCAAGACGATCTCCACTAAAAATCTGAAACGAAATCCATTTCCCCCACATATGCCAATCTCCACTAAATCTCTAAACTGCCTTCATTAATCAACTACTAGATCGTTTCCTTTTCCTTCCCCATCAATGCATTATTTGTTTGGATTCTATTTTGCTGGCTTCCTATATAAAAAGCCCAACAATAGGTCACGGCAAACCCATATACACAGCCAAGCTGTGGCTGGTTGGCTGCAATGTTTTTTTATCATCTCAGTCCTCTTTTTATCTATCCTTTTGTTTATCCTCTTTTGATCTATCCTTTTGTTTTGATTCTTGTGTTCCTATTTTAGATATTCATTGTTTACTCTTTACGGATATATTTACGTGCTTTCATGTGTTGACGATTTTTTCCTTCTTGCTTTTGATTTTTGCCGGCAACCAGCTGAGGTGTGTAGATTTAGTGGATCAAATCGCTTTAGGATGATCACTCAAATGAGTTGCTGGAGTGATTGGCATATGGCCGTCAATCCATCTGCAAGAATGTGTCGTTGTTTCTACGTTCGCAACATATACATCCTTTCTCTTTATGGTTATTACCGTGCACGTTATTTATCTTCTCCTCTTTACAGTTTACCTATGTGGATTCATCACGTCAGTGATATGAAGCGACATGGTGAGATCCCACCTGGTGTCAACAACCTCTTATACTTCCCTTGGTCTTCGTTTGTTAAAATTGATCAAAAAAACATGGAAGCAGTTGATTTGATTTACTCATATCATTATTATTAGCAGTGAATGAAGAAATTTCGTATGGCATACACACATACAAACAATGTGAAATTATAACAGAGTGCTGACCATACATAGAAGAAAATAGATCTCCTCAAAGATGTACCATGAAAGATTTGTTTGCACATGGCTTTATGAACACATATTTACGAAATAGTAATTTGAAGTTTATGACATTTTACTATTTATTTCGTTTATCCAGTGCTACTTAAAAACTTATCCAAATTATCACATCAACTTCGTAAAATGCATTCTGACACATAGATGAGtctgataaaaataataaaatgattTCACTACAAAtttccgcagcaacgcgcggggtatCATCTAGTTAATCCAGTGGTCAGGTCAGTCCGTCAGTGGCTAGCTGGTCCAACGGCCCTCTCCAACACCacatgtaggccttgtttagtcgtgaaatttttttagatttagctactgtaacatttttgtttttatttaataaatattatttagttATAGAgtaaagcttaaaagattcgtcttacgatttacagacaaactccaTACATgcgccataagatttgatgtgacggagaatcttaaaaagtttttggtttttggtgacCAAAATAACAATAACTAAAAAAGACCTCCAGACATAAATGACGGCTGGTAGCAAACAAACAAATAACATATCTTTTTGACCATATAAAAATCAGAGAATGGAGACAAAGAGGAAATCATAATAATAACAATTGAAAAGAGTAATAGATATACCATGATACACGTATATATAATAGCTATTATTCTGTTGCACTACTTCAGCAGTACTTTTCAGCAAATGAATAGTGTTGTTGTCtcgcaaaaagaaaagaaaaacatttTTCTCATAATATTTTAGTATAAGCTAAATTTTAGCAAAACATATAGGGATTCTGCAGCTAAATTTTAAGCATTATATTCTAAAATGAGAACTTCTTGTTCTTGGATGAAATCTCTATTTCTTTATTTTCGTCGCACATGATGTCTATCCACGATCATTTCTATGCTACTCTCCTTACTCCTCTCCTTGCTAAATGCAGTCGTTGAGAGGCGTGTGAGCGTGTCGCTCGCCATCTCATGTTTCGCTATCGCTAGTGCACTCGCTACATAGGCACATTCTGTTACGGCACCTGGCCTTGCTGCGGAGGAAGTAGGGAGAAGAGATGGGTGAGTGTTGGCGTGGGGGTTTGCGGTGAGCTGAAGCCGTGATCTACTATTTGCGGCACACGGAGGGGACGAGAAACTGGAGCTCGCCCAATGGAGATAAGAATATCTCAATCAGCAGGCCGACCCTCTATTATTCCATATGGTTAGTCTTTATAGGCATTACAAGACCTGCCAATAATATGGCTATCTGACTCCACAAGTTCTGGACTCCTAAAATAACTCCTAACCAACCAATCTAACTTAACTTAGACTATAACTCTTTTTGCGAACCGACTCTGTAGACACAGCGCATGCATGTGTGCCTAGAATTAGGACTCCCAGCCATGACCTGTCCGCATGCTGGGATTAGCCACGCTGCCTACAATGATAATCTTACCGACCATAACACATTTACTCTCGAAAATATAAACATCAAAAGTACGCAGAAGTTCAAAAATGGAGTAGCGATGAAAATAGAAAATTCACATGTAGGGTGAACTAAAATACTCATAGCCAGGCGTAAAAAACTTATAGCTCTCTTTGAAAAGGAAACTAGAGTCAATGTGAAAAAGATATTATACTCTCTTTGCAAAAAAAATGCAattctgtatttttttttcatattaggCGGTTATGTGTGACCAAATTGATAAAAATACTGATATTTATGAtactaaataaatatattagatTACTAATTGTGTAATGTGTTTTAAAGGTTAAAATGTTTAGAAACATAAAATTCGTCACTAACACGCAACCACGGGCAAAAAAAAATCTTCGCACATGTACAAGTAGAGAAGaagtgtttaggccttgtttagttccgaaaaattttaggaaattgacactgtagcactttcgtttgtatttgacaaatattgtttaattatagactaactaggcttaaaagattcgt
It encodes:
- the LOC8063568 gene encoding dynamin-related protein 5A, which codes for MDNLITLVNKLQRACTALGDHGEESALPTLWDSLPAIAVVGGQSSGKSSVLESVVGKDFLPRGSGIVTRRPLVLQLHRIDGDREYAEFMHLPRKRFTDFAAVRKEIADETDRETGRSKQISTVPIHLSIFSPHVVNLTLIDLPGLTKVAVEGQPESIVQDIENMVRSYIEKPNCIILAVSPANQDLATSDAIKISREVDPKGERTFGVLTKIDLMDKGTDAVDILEGRAYRLQTPWVGVVNRSQQDINKNVDMIAARRREREYFATTPEYKHMASRMGSEYLGKMLSKHLEQVIKSRIPGLQSLITKTIAELETELNRLGKPIANDAGGKLYTIMEICRMFDSIYKEHLDGVRPGGEKVYHVFDNQFPVAIKRLQFDKQLSMENVRKLITEADGYQPHLIAPEQGYRRLIESCLISIRGPAEAAVDAVHAILKDLVRKAINETHELKQFPTLRVEVGNAAFESLDRMRDESKKNTLKLVDMECSYLTVDFFRKLPQDVEKGGNPSHSIFDRYNDSYLRRIGQTVLSYVNMVCSTLRNSIPKSIVYCQVREAKRSLLDHFFTELGAREMKQLSKLLDEDPAVMERRTNLAKRLELYRSAQSEIDAVAWSK